gagaTACGTCAGGTTCATCATCTtgagaacatttaaacagcagagTGGAGAAGTACTTCACCCCTGGATTCTcttccatggcaacagcagtTCAGGCTCATGGATGTCGTGGTATTTAGAGTCACGCGTGTCTGTCGGGTTCCTGGTCTGTATGGTTCCTAGTTGATGTGGTATGAGACCTGGTCTGTCTCAGTGTCAGTCTGTTGACTGGAAGCACCACTTAAGGTTTCAGTTTCTAACTCCCTCATGTGGATATAACCATCTGGTATGTGATTTACTGTCTTAAGAATCCAGAGTTTtgttaagaaataaaacattaacaacatttacatcatttgCTACTTTACTTGTGCGTCAAAATGCTTTACTTCTAATGTGCTTAGTTACAGTTGTGGACCCTAACCCTTACCCAAATTAAACTGCAACAATGACTGGCAAACCTGTAGAGAAGGACCTACACAAATGAATCTGGACCACACCATAATAAGTCTTTCAGATGAACACCTACTTTTGTGCTCTAAATGTTGTTATAGTTGatttctggtctggtcctggtatACATTCCTCTAACAGAACTTGTCTGAAACCAGGATCTATTAATGGCAGCCCGCACAGGGTTAACCCCAACATCATCCAGAGGTCCTGGAAAGTGGTTTTAATAGTTTTGGATGGTCCTTGGTAGGTACTAGAAAGGTTCTAGATGGTTCTGTAAGATTTAgtttctcatctcattttcctcaGCCGTGCTCTGTTCTCTTTGTCTCGTTTCTTTAAAGAAGTGATGTAATGGGTAAAGAGAACTTCCTGTTCCTTTTTCCTGTTGAGGGCATTGAAACGCTGGTCTCCACGGTAACGAGCACAAAACTCCTTCCAGGTTGACCTACAGagaaaaattcaaacaaaatgaataatatacTTAATAACAAAGGTTCACAGTCACAGGGAAGAAACAGACCAGCTGCAgcatattatttatcatttatactGTTGGTGGCACAGTGgtttggtggttagcactgattcctcccagtgagaaggtccaggtttgacTGCAGCTGGGgtaaagtttgcatgttctccttgtgagttttctccgggtactccaatttgttaggttaattggtgaccctaGGTGAGTGTGGGTGAGTGTGCTACTATCTACTATCTaatatcctcactagggtcacaggggttccTGGAGGCTATCCCAGCTGTTGTCAGGGGAGAGGCAGCATTGGGGGGGGTCTCCAGTCTCTCACatggctaacacagagacaaacaaccattcacactctggtacactcacacctagggtcagtttaATGTCACCACTTAGCCTAAGAAGCATGTATTTGTAGGTGGGAGGAAATCagactttaacaactaacatCATACTATGTATTCATAAATTTTGACCATAGCAGTCTTGTTCATCAGGGTTAATCTAGTCCATCCTCAGTTTCAGGAAGGGTTTTTTTGCAGACAGTGGATTTATGTACACAACACTCAGACTTTGAATCATCCCACAAGAAAATTTTCCCAAATGTTCAATGTTCCAttttaggattagggttagggtttgacGGAATGAAGCAATGACAGAATAAATTGTGCCATCAAGAAATAGGTAGACTCAGGTCAGATTTTACAGGAACACAGCTGAATAATTAAGAGAGCTGAGCTGAATAATGGATGGAGATACCTGCTGGTTATCTTGGCCTCCTCCAGCAACTGTTGGAACTCTTCTCTTGCTTTCtgtagtttcttcttcttctctttgtacTCATCTTTCAGTCTGCTCttcacaaactgatcaaacacctgcagcaacacacaaagATGTCATAGTCCTATCTTGGTGTCTAAATAACAAAgcaaaggaaataaatgtgtaacTGATGTTAAACCACTGTAAACCTGTTTCCTTTGATCTGGAGTCAGCAGCAGGTAACGTGAGTCAAATACCATCTTGTGAAGCTCCTTTTCCCAAGATGAGAATGCTGACACCTGAGGACAAGCACAGCTTTCATCATATCTGTGTTCCATGTGTtatgtatataataaaaaaaataaacaaaaataaaaaattgacaGATTGGACAGAAGATTACATTCTGATCAAATCAGACTGTGACACGTTTTCTGTGTGGTGCTATGGATTGGTGTGTTTTACAGTTTGGTACATCTCCTGCGGCCTACCAGCCAGTCATAACATGTGAAACAAACCAAATAACAACATGAACATAAGCCGAGATCTTATGAAAGGTAACCTGATGTATTATTGGGTGTATCTCTGGGCTTGATCATGGAAGAGAACactgaagcaaaaataaatgggAGAATGGATTGTCCTGACGAGTGCCTCTGTATAAACGAAAGGGAtcagaaatattttcatttgttatgACACAGGTCTTATAAATGATCTTAATCCAATTAATAAATacatcagtaaaaacaaatttctctaaaacagaaaacatatcAGGCCATTCTATTTGATCAAATGCATTTTCAGCATCATAAGAAATTATAACTGAATTTACTTTGCAGCAGTTTggattatatataataaaaagtgttgtcataatgtatatttttagcAATGTGACATTTAAGATGATTTGCTGAAATTTTACTTATTAAATTTGTTTCggctgaaatgacagaaataagCTGGTACAAGAAAACTAAAGTAGGATTGCAATCTTTTTTTCAGTAATAACGAAATACAATGATATTATGAATTTGGTATAGATATCACCTCTCTGGAGTGGTTCAACTTATTATTTGGGAACTGCTGAATTGCTGCTTCAATTTCTTTGAACATAGAATCTGCTTCTAGGTTGGCTACTGCTTCTTTATCCAATTTAGTGTGGTATAAAAATAAGTATAAATTAGTCTTATTTTCTGAGAGCCTCTTCTTGTGATCTATGCTTAGCTTATATATAAGACATCATATGACACCTTATAACCGCCTTTAGTCAGTTTCCCATAAGAGTGAGTCATTGACATCACCTTTGTCATttggtttaagaaaaaaatatataatatgttcCTCCATCTGCTTAAGAAAACCCTCCTCTTTCAGTAGTGTTGGATCGAAACGCCAGGTCTTTTGCAAATCCAGTGTAACTCGACTATGATCTGAAATCAGAATAGCATGGTAGTTGGCATCTtggaatcaaaacaaaaaaaaaaaaaaaaagagattcgATATGTGAGTATGACTTGTGCACTGGAGAACAAAATGAATACTGTCTTTCCTTGGGAGATACTGGTCTTCAGTTATCCACAATGTTGAGATTTTTTAATGTAGTTTTTCAAAACTGTACAGATTTTGACTGTTGTAGTTTAGCTGAGGCTGATTTATTTAAGTTTGAATCCAGTACACAATTCCACCAGCAACTATAACATTTGTATTGTTTAAATTAAGAACAgaattaaaaactttttgaaAGAACTCCAGACAATCAAAATTAGGGTCATATATGTTTACCAAGGTCACTGGTACAGAATTAATATCTTCCTTTGAGAtccattttaattgttttctgaGTGAAAGGGATATTTTTTCCTGAATCTCCAGCCAACTGGCATGGAGTATTGACTGCACATTAGGCTTAGCATGTGGTTCTTGcagaaatgttgttgtgcaATGTTCTTGAGGTGGTAAAATTCAATTTTTactatgtttttaatgtgaggtACGAAGCtaaactatgtttttttttacctgttatGAAGGAGATAGAGACTTTGtaattttggtaaaagtttctctctctgagccttGAGATCAATAATTAAAACCTCAGTTTTGTCTAGGCTGAGCTGTAGgaagttctctgccatccaggtcttaatatctaaaatacagttaaGGACATCAATCGGTCCTGGGTCGTCATGAGACATGGTGATGTATAGTTGTGAATCATCAACAAAACTGTGAAAAGTTagtccatgtctcctgatgacttTGTCAGAATTTGTCAAAATTCCTAAGCCATTTTGTCCTGTTTCAAGAATCACACATCAACTTTGGGGAcaaaatgttaacttcctgCCTGTTATTTCCTGCACACTTACAGGTGTTGTGATGAAGAGATAATCAGTgctattcacttcacctgtcagtggtcagcGTTATAACCGATTGGTGTAGGCTGTCTGTATGTGTATTAACACTATGTATATATactctatatactgtatgtgcatgaATGTGAGAGTTACCCCTCTCTCCAGCATCATCTCCCTAAAGTGAGCAATCCGAAGCTCCAGAGGAAGGAGCTTAACTTCTCCAGGATGAGGAACCAGGGACATTGGCTCCTCTGTTCTAcggtgaaacacaaacattgtAAAGTGATGACGAGCAGATTCGAGCACAACAGCAAATTAATGTCACCACATTCTGACCTTCTGTTTCCTCAGACTCACCTGTTCTTCTTTGACCTGTGTTTATTGTCATCCTCTTCACTATGACCATTACCATGGAGGCcagatgactgacagctggagCCTCTGCCTGTCACATagacagcagcttcagtgaATGTGTAAAGACGAACATGTTAtaaagttattaaaaataaatgacagaccagcaagacacattttcttcctcttgtggGGTGGATCCTCAATAATTCTGCTGATGTCTCGACCCATTAATTCTTCTGGTCTCTCCCAGACAGATAGGTGGATTGTTGGATTGAAGAAGAACACCTGGTCATCCTTGGTCCACACCACACACCTGAACATACACAACAGAGCCACATGGAATCAGCATAGCCACCTCAACAGAACAGCACTCTCGAGtacaaggagacagagagactgtCCCTCCATCTACACAGACCCaatcattaaaacaacagcCCATCATCTGAGACAATTGTTCCGATAACACCACCAGTTAGATTTGAGACATTAGAGACATTGGACATGTTCACAGAAAGTAATTAACCACATTCATTCTTCATGGATTGGACCAAAAATCTGATAACATCCAcgtgagaaacagagagagggatgcAGTTACCATGGCGACCCTGGGACAGGAGCGGATGCGACAGGGCGCctatctttccttccttcctcacttccctcctcctcttcctcctcttctccctctcctctgggcatggacacacaaacacactgcaacaaacacaagtaCGTCAATCTATCTGCTGATATTCATTAATAATTGATCTGATCATGTAactccatcttttattctttattgttACTACATTTATCTGAATGGTCCCAGATTTACAaggttgtgttattttttgtagCATGGTAAACACGTAGGTCAAGatcaaacaaaactaaattcttgacagtttcaatatgtcagttctcaacattgtctgTATCAaggtcaacaaataacagagaatgtgttcaaaactgaacaaaaactaaataaaccatcacatcatcaaattaatatttagtactccagttcttgtgtgcttgggcccaacaaCGCCAGGCTAACCTCTGCCTCACATTCgtcagggttagggtaaggattaggtggaacactggacacagtttggtttgaccactgctgttggagctcctgtgatgacATTTGGtaggtttccctgcacatgtggatcaggatgagttcatttcttgctgaagaatcCAATGGATGCCCAGATCTTTGTTTGTCTTGCAAGCTGTTGGTTCATCTGAATTTCTACAGAGTagatccaactgctgaaggactgcatctgcactttcTGGCAGGAAGGATCTGGTGGTATGTTCAGGTGTTTCCTGGGTTAgattccttgttttagccatttttctctgaagaacttttaaATATACTGGCTTTAGACATGGCAACATGTCTAAAGGAAGCATTGAAGCATGACCTTCAATAGTGAATCACTTGCAcgaaaatgacccaaaactcaaaatttcttatgtatttctgacaaacacaaacttacgtttttaatggctgctttgtttagtattttgtccgtgactgtactaaaagaaatatttgaaggCCTAAGAGTGATCATGTATGCAATATTTCACGAATGTATGGGGTGTCTGAATATATATGTGCatacagtgggtaaaataagtattgaactcatcacaatttttcatagtaaaaacatttctaaaggtTAACAACCCAAATAATccatacatacaaaaaaaaaaaaaaaaaaatacagaaactaaGTTACATGTAATAATGTCAAATaacacgggggaaaaaaaaatattgaacacacgcaaaaagggaggtggaggtggcctgcagagtgtgataatACTTTACATGGATCCACTGTCTGAAAACAGATTATTTGCCCTTTCATCATTTCTCAGTGCTCAGCTGAACTAAATCTCATACAGTCTGAGCTGCCAGTCATTAATCATCACTATTTGTCATTCAgtatttatgcaaaaaaattacctgtttgttgttgtccgtcattttctttgtcctcaGCAGCAATGCCCCTCCATAAGAAACCTTTCCTTGTCGCATCCCTTGCTTCtctaacaaaacaaataaaactttacattAAACAGTTACTGTCTACAATTCTACTGTTTACTATTAAACCcatgctttgtgttttatcaATACTCCACTGGACATATGGAGACCACCTCACCGCTATCGTGGTCTGTTTTAGCTTGTGTCAATCTGCTAAACAGCCCTGAGTGTAGTTTAGTGTCATCTGTGATCATAGTTTGAGATGAAgctggttttaaatgaactgatcTGTGTAAAAAGCTCATGTGCATCTACACTGATACAAGAACTCAGGGGACAGCACTGAAATGATGAGGAACACTGATTTATCTATTCAGTTCAGATCAATCAGTCTTTCAGGTTGAGTGTGACTGTGAGCATATAAActtatggtaaaaaaaaaaaaaaaaaaaaacaagcaaacaatgaaatacaaCACACATGATCAAGTGAGAAACCATCCGTGACAGAATCTGGTTGGATCAGGCTCCATTTCAAACTGCAGACCAAAGTAAATCTAGTTCAACCTGCTCTTCACAGAAAGGATTAAAAGTGATGGAGTAGATGATTTTGTTGAGAAACTAAAGCTTTTGTACTAATGGAAACCAGATACAGtctgatcttcctgagctcacttcagttattacagcatctaaaccatcaacttgaccccatcccgactaagCTGCTCAAGCAggtttttcctttaattaatacctccatattaaatcagatgaaCTTATccttattaacaggatatgtgctcCAGTCTTTTCAAACTGCtataattaaaccattacttaaaaaactcactcttgacccagatgttttagcaactataggccaatttccaactttccttttatctctaaagttttggaaagggttgttgtcaatcatttggttgatcatttaaacaggaatggtttgtttgaagagtttcagtcaggttttagagctcatcatagcacagaaacggctctggttaaagtcaccaatgatctcctcatggcttcagataatggacttgtctctatacttgtcctgctagatctcagtgctgcatttgacactattgatcacagtattctactacagagacttgaaagtgtgatcaagattacaggaactgcactagactgatttgaatcatatctgtcagacagattccagtttgtccatgtaaacaacaactcttctatatataccaaagtaagctatggagttcctcagggttctgtgctaggatcaatattattcacattatacatgcttcccttgggcaatattattagaaagcacggcataaacttccactgctacacagatgatacccagctatatttatccatgaaaccagatgaaactaatcagctggttaaactccaagcgccttcAACACATAAAGGCTTGGGTGACCTGGAACGTTATACTTCTgaactcagacaaaacacaagtcACTATATTTGTCTCTAAACCTCAAGACACGTGGACCCCAACTGGGTCTTTGTTAAAAGCTCAAGAGGGTATCCCAAAAAGGACAGGGAAGTGGAGTACaacaagaggaagaacatcGTCATCCCCTGtgcagacttgtacattggggaaaccaaacaaactaTCCACAAACGCAtagcccaacacaggagagccacgCCTCAGTGGTCCACCTCCACTTGAAGGACAAACGACACTCTTTTGAAGATAGCaatgtcaaagtcctggccataGAGGACAGATGCTTTGacagaggagtaaaggaagccatctatgtcagagtggaaaaaccttcagaGGAGATGGAatgagatttaatctgccatcaatttacaatactatcttgacttctgtccccaagaagtttcaacaccattcacaccttgagacttgtggctcccactgacaatgaCCCATAAAGTTTTCCCATTtgaacctcaacttcccaccagtctctcagaactgaagaagctattaTATTGCCTTTATTCGATGCCTTTTCGATTACCGTGACTTGGATGTCTGAGACAACTTCAAGGTAAAGTTAGCTTGGTTGTGCTAATGCCAGTTCATTAGTCTATGCGTGTGCTACTGTTATGTGTGGAACATACAGTAAGTATTACTCATTGTCATACTGACCCATATTCAAGTGAGTGCAGCATGTTTAGCTATGTTTACGTTCAGTGACTGTCTGGTCTAGCAGAGAAGGTCAAGTCGAGCAAATGTGTTCCTCATCCGCTGCTCTTATTTTGGTCATGTGTATGTCCATTGCACTTTAGCAAAttgtcagaaataaaactacaattGCCAAagtaacattgtttttttgttcttgttttttttgtttgtttgtttctttttggagTAATGAACATTGATTCCATTGTTACCACCTTATCTGGGTGTAATGCACAATCCTTAGTAGATCAGAAAGTATTTGCTGTTGGGTGGAAATCGTGTATGTCTAAAACCAttcctttattattgtaattattggtGAAAATACACTATCTACAAGCCCAcaatgtgttgtgatgtgttgatcTTGTAGATCCGCCATTTTCACAGCTTTTGTGTGACACTCTGGTATGACGCTGAAGGGCATCAATTCatgaaaaaacataaattgaATTGTGGAGAGAAAAGGTTTCTGCCCAAGACCAATGATGTTAGGgttaactgttgttttatgaattgCAACACTTGATACAACCACTACTTACCAATACTGGcctaaatttatttattaaactaacatatatatatatatatatagtcaggtccataaatattgggacatcgacacaattctaatctttttggctctatacaccatcacactggatttgaaatgaaacaaacaagatgtgctttaactgcagactttacTTGGTTATAAACCCTTTGCTGTCAATTACAGCCCAAAGTCTGGAACACATAGACATCACCAGACGCTGGTTTCATCCCTGGTGATGCTCTGCCAGACCTTcaggattcaggtcaggtggATGACTTGGCCATTGCATAACATTCCACTTCTAGTATGGTTCGGGTCATTGTCTATCTGCACTGTGAAGCGCCATCCAATGAGTTCTGAAGCATTTGGCTGAACATGAGCAGATAACGCCatgacactaccaccaccatgcttcactgatgaggtgGTATGCTTTGGATCATGAGCAGTTCGTTTCTTTCTCCatactcttctcttcccatcactctggtacaagttgatctttgtctcatctgtccgtaggatgttgttccagaactgtgaaggctttttagacaaacttttttttggcaaactctTATCTGgtcttcctgtttttgaggctcACCAGTGGTTTACATCTTGTAGTGAACCTCTGTATTCACTCTGGCGAAGTTTTCTCTTGattgttgactttgacacacatacacctttCTCCTAGAGAATGTTCTTGATCTGGCCAACTGTTGAAGattgaagggtttttttttcaccagggaAAGAATTCTTCTGTCACCCACtacagttgttttccttggtcTTCCAGGTCTTTTGGCGTTGCTAAGCTCACCAGtgcgttctttcttttttaagaatGTTCTAAATAGTTGATTTGGCCACACCTAATGTTTttgctatctctctgatgggtttgttttgatttctcagCCTAATGATGGCTTGCTTCACAGATAGTAACAGCTCTTTGGATCTCACATTGACAGTTGACAGCAACAGATTCCAAATGCAAAGAGCACACTTGAAATGTACTCTAgaccttttatctgctccttGTAAATGGGATAATAAGGGAATAACACACCTGGCCAtggaacagctgagcagccaattgtcccattacttttgaTCCCTTAAAAActgggaggcacatatacaaactgttgtaattcctacaccgttcacctgatttggatgtaaataccctcaaattaaagctgaaagtctgcagttaaagcacatcttgtttgtttgtttttttaaatccattgtggtggtgtatagagccaaaaagattagaattgtgctgatgtcccaatatttatggacctatATATTCTTTTACTAAAACTGACTAAAGCTAgtctaaaactttttttttttttttttttacatttttgtcaacTAAAACTACACAAACTATCACATATAGCAGtgactaaaatgtgacaaaaacgaATAACCATTTTCTTCCAGGAGACTAAGACTAAATgtaaaatggctgccaaaaacaacactgtcaCGGAGTGTCAGAACGTTTATCCAGGGTAATCCATCTCCTCtatttgtgattattattttcaaagttATTCCTCATCACCATTAGTGCTATCTTGACCCTCAGTAGGTTTAGCCTGAGTGGTATGTTGATGAAGTTAAAGGATTCAACCCTAATGCTACACTGTTCATGCTGTCCTGTAGGGAGATCAAGATCAGACTATGCTTGCAGTCACTTTCCATCTTTCAACTTGTGACTCAGACTCAGAATAAGTTGTTCCTCTGTCATTGAGCCAGAACCAAGGCCAACTTCACATTGATCAACCTATACAGTAACAGGAAACACATCCTGACATTTACACTTTTTAAGGCAAAGGCATCCAAGTTACTATCCAGATTATAGGTCCTTGTCTGGTGGTGTGGAAACTGAGGAACAAATAATATGCATCTC
This window of the Mugil cephalus isolate CIBA_MC_2020 chromosome 16, CIBA_Mcephalus_1.1, whole genome shotgun sequence genome carries:
- the tcerg1l gene encoding transcription elongation regulator 1-like protein isoform X2; the encoded protein is MMLPVSRFKCQPLITTPTPWLPINSDPAPQCLWLASWSAARYQSTPPLVLYSPTWWIPEYTHLVQWECPAVEVIPLLPPFYRSSPLHPHHPLPKLGEGWISPEEVDIFQRRDKPHLLTNHIIQRPDGHAHRSRLLLPPSLLSVPLVSVSPVHLSPCPPTGGTCCEWMGLHTEKEEWLINQPRQHQRGEWLRPILSHDRRESPPIQHYILGPVYPSQLYSTLDKWPAFPLDVMKEVQPSFWPPRFFSKYTLLTNFRHKKQGMRQGKVSYGGALLLRTKKMTDNNKQCVCVSMPRGEGEEEEEEEGSEEGRKDRRPVASAPVPGSPWCVVWTKDDQVFFFNPTIHLSVWERPEELMGRDISRIIEDPPHKRKKMCLAGRGSSCQSSGLHGNGHSEEDDNKHRSKKNRTEEPMSLVPHPGEVKLLPLELRIAHFREMMLERGVSAFSSWEKELHKMVFDSRYLLLTPDQRKQVFDQFVKSRLKDEYKEKKKKLQKAREEFQQLLEEAKITSRSTWKEFCARYRGDQRFNALNRKKEQEVLFTHYITSLKKRDKENRARLRKMR
- the tcerg1l gene encoding uncharacterized protein tcerg1l isoform X1; translation: MMLPVSRFKCQPLITTPTPWLPINSDPAPQCLWLASWSAARYQSTPPLVLYSPTWWIPEYTHLVQWECPAVEVIPLLPPFYRSSPLHPHHPLPKLGEGWISPEEVDIFQRRDKPHLLTNHIIQRPDGHAHRSRLLLPPSLLSVCFRKDVSKTRDTESENSSASSSHSSVLPVPLVSVSPVHLSPCPPTGGTCCEWMGLHTEKEEWLINQPRQHQRGEWLRPILSHDRRESPPIQHYILGPVYPSQLYSTLDKWPAFPLDVMKEVQPSFWPPRFFSKYTLLTNFRHKKQGMRQGKVSYGGALLLRTKKMTDNNKQCVCVSMPRGEGEEEEEEEGSEEGRKDRRPVASAPVPGSPWCVVWTKDDQVFFFNPTIHLSVWERPEELMGRDISRIIEDPPHKRKKMCLAGRGSSCQSSGLHGNGHSEEDDNKHRSKKNRTEEPMSLVPHPGEVKLLPLELRIAHFREMMLERGVSAFSSWEKELHKMVFDSRYLLLTPDQRKQVFDQFVKSRLKDEYKEKKKKLQKAREEFQQLLEEAKITSRSTWKEFCARYRGDQRFNALNRKKEQEVLFTHYITSLKKRDKENRARLRKMR
- the tcerg1l gene encoding transcription elongation regulator 1-like protein isoform X3, whose product is MMLPVSRFKCQPLITTPTPWLPINSDPAPQCLWLASWSAARYQSTPPLVLYSPTWWIPEYTHLVQLGEGWISPEEVDIFQRRDKPHLLTNHIIQRPDGHAHRSRLLLPPSLLSVCFRKDVSKTRDTESENSSASSSHSSVLPVPLVSVSPVHLSPCPPTGGTCCEWMGLHTEKEEWLINQPRQHQRGEWLRPILSHDRRESPPIQHYILGPVYPSQLYSTLDKWPAFPLDVMKEVQPSFWPPRFFSKYTLLTNFRHKKQGMRQGKVSYGGALLLRTKKMTDNNKQCVCVSMPRGEGEEEEEEEGSEEGRKDRRPVASAPVPGSPWCVVWTKDDQVFFFNPTIHLSVWERPEELMGRDISRIIEDPPHKRKKMCLAGRGSSCQSSGLHGNGHSEEDDNKHRSKKNRTEEPMSLVPHPGEVKLLPLELRIAHFREMMLERGVSAFSSWEKELHKMVFDSRYLLLTPDQRKQVFDQFVKSRLKDEYKEKKKKLQKAREEFQQLLEEAKITSRSTWKEFCARYRGDQRFNALNRKKEQEVLFTHYITSLKKRDKENRARLRKMR